Proteins encoded in a region of the Dorea longicatena genome:
- a CDS encoding DUF4240 domain-containing protein, translating into MEETKRSGMSKDQFWNLIEKAKEVCGTDLDASAVWIKQQLFYMTPEDVLQFHNLVYSYRDAAYKYGLWTAAGIMMEAGCSDDSFSDFRMWLIAQGKEVYLNALKDPDSLSGVTPYGYCSFEALGYISSQVYSAMKGKNIYQDSTARMQMECYEQVIRDIVYHPMIEYPLELPEAMVVYPKLCECHLSEQVRKAPQKVRTWNVSRTDIRRMMARGNAAIKKMQEQGQNTPEATRPVCKGTVR; encoded by the coding sequence ATGGAAGAAACAAAAAGAAGTGGAATGAGCAAGGATCAATTCTGGAATCTGATTGAAAAAGCAAAGGAAGTGTGCGGCACCGATCTGGATGCTTCGGCAGTGTGGATCAAGCAGCAGCTCTTCTATATGACACCGGAGGATGTCCTCCAATTCCACAATCTTGTTTACAGTTACCGGGATGCGGCTTATAAGTACGGCTTATGGACAGCGGCAGGTATTATGATGGAAGCAGGGTGCAGTGATGACAGTTTTTCCGATTTTCGGATGTGGCTGATCGCCCAGGGAAAAGAAGTTTATCTGAATGCCTTAAAAGATCCGGATTCCCTTTCCGGCGTGACTCCGTATGGGTACTGTAGTTTTGAAGCGTTGGGATACATCTCATCGCAGGTCTACAGTGCCATGAAAGGGAAAAATATCTATCAGGACAGTACGGCAAGAATGCAGATGGAATGTTATGAGCAGGTGATCCGGGATATTGTGTACCATCCCATGATTGAGTATCCGCTGGAATTACCGGAAGCAATGGTGGTATATCCGAAACTCTGTGAATGCCATTTGTCTGAGCAGGTAAGGAAAGCTCCTCAGAAAGTAAGGACATGGAATGTTTCCCGGACGGATATCCGAAGGATGATGGCAAGAGGGAATGCTGCCATAAAGAAAATGCAGGAACAGGGACAGAATACACCGGAAGCGACCAGACCCGTCTGTAAGGGTACGGTAAGATAA
- a CDS encoding DUF3846 domain-containing protein, which produces MDEKEGSEMQEEMMTVLVVEPMKAPYVKNIPNELEELQQAVGGDIEMTYPFDDKVGILLNGNGKFEGLPLNRALYDDHGQVYDAIAGTFLVVGLTEDDFTSLTPGQIEKFKEKYQSPEIFTLFNGELHVMKMPPEEAKKQKESRKNDEKQKNPAKKKNRSGDAR; this is translated from the coding sequence ATGGATGAGAAAGAAGGGTCCGAAATGCAGGAAGAAATGATGACGGTACTGGTAGTCGAGCCGATGAAAGCTCCCTATGTCAAGAACATCCCCAATGAGCTGGAGGAACTGCAGCAGGCGGTAGGCGGTGACATTGAAATGACCTATCCGTTTGATGATAAAGTTGGAATCCTTTTAAACGGCAATGGAAAATTTGAGGGATTGCCACTGAACCGGGCGTTATATGATGATCATGGACAGGTCTATGATGCGATAGCCGGGACTTTCCTTGTAGTAGGGCTGACAGAAGATGATTTTACTTCGCTGACACCGGGGCAGATTGAAAAATTTAAAGAAAAATACCAGTCACCGGAAATTTTTACTCTGTTTAACGGAGAACTCCATGTGATGAAGATGCCGCCGGAAGAAGCAAAAAAACAGAAAGAAAGCCGTAAGAACGATGAAAAACAAAAGAATCCGGCAAAGAAGAAAAACAGATCCGGGGATGCAAGATAA
- a CDS encoding ECF-type sigma factor translates to MAYNKAKEEYRWNQWKAEEEKILREQGVDEETIQKLREYDWDDFNAERRFREHQTSLLDCMELLLEEKETKESQPESVEALLDTVENEELLQILLSTDKKTLQMIVLKMMGYAPKEISHHMELPEQTVYTRLRRLREKIKKSMKFE, encoded by the coding sequence AAAGAAGAATATAGATGGAACCAGTGGAAAGCAGAGGAAGAGAAGATCCTGCGTGAACAGGGCGTGGATGAAGAGACGATCCAGAAGCTTCGGGAGTATGACTGGGACGATTTCAATGCAGAGCGGAGATTCCGGGAACACCAGACCTCGCTTCTGGACTGTATGGAACTGCTCCTGGAAGAAAAAGAAACCAAAGAGTCCCAGCCGGAGAGCGTAGAAGCCCTGCTGGATACCGTGGAGAACGAAGAACTGCTTCAGATCCTGTTATCAACTGATAAGAAAACTCTTCAGATGATTGTCCTGAAGATGATGGGATATGCACCAAAAGAGATCAGTCATCACATGGAACTGCCGGAGCAGACGGTTTATACAAGATTGCGGAGGTTACGGGAAAAGATCAAAAAGTCCATGAAATTTGAATAA